Proteins encoded by one window of Molothrus aeneus isolate 106 chromosome 16, BPBGC_Maene_1.0, whole genome shotgun sequence:
- the CDR2 gene encoding cerebellar degeneration-related protein 2: MLADSLVEEFEIREDEPWYDQQDLQQDLHLAAELGKTLLDRNTELEESLQQMYATNQEQLQEIEYLTKQVELLRQMNDQHAKVYEQLDVTARELEDTNQKLVAESRASQQKIISLTETIESLQTHIDDLQRQVEELKKPGRGRMSQERSEQPRSMHSFSCLKELYDLRQYFVYDHVFAEKITSMDSQLSPLEEENEKLKKAVTVLQAQLNAEKEKRVSMEEEYSLMVKENCELERRLVDTDVYRARAEELEAEVAEMRQILQSENTLHNAEKLVPESFFISFKESLDRELGQSLADDGLVTVSELEKKALKRSSSESLLSSAAGADILRGHEETCIRRAEAVKQRGISVLNEVDAQYNALKVKYEELLKKCQMDEDSLKHKAVQTLKQYSKDLNVGNTQYDLSASNQEFTIAELSDSSTNAPPEYKALFKEIFSCIRKTKEEIDEHRAKYKSLSSQP, translated from the exons ATCTTCACCTTGCTGCTGAGCTTGGCAAGACACTCCTGGACCGTAACACTGAACTAGAAGAATCCTTGCAGCAAATGTATGCAACAAATCAAGAGCAGTTGCAGGAGATAGAG TACCTCACAAAGCAAGTGGAGCTCTTGCGGCAGATGAACGACCAGCATGCCAAAGTCTATGAACAGCTGGATGTGACAGCAAGAGAACTGGAAGACACTAATCAAAAACTGGTTGCAGAGAGTAGAGCTTCACAACAAAAGATAATAAG CTTGACAGAGACTATTGAAAGTCTGCAAACACACATAGATGACCTGCAGCGACAAGTGGAAGAACTGAAGAAGCCTGGACGAGGCCGGATGAGCCAGGAGAGATCTGAGCAGCCAAGATCAATGCACAGCTTCTCATGCTTGAAGGAGCTCTACGACCTCCGCCA gTATTTTGTTTATGATCACGTCTTTGCAGAAAAGATTACTTCGATGGACAGTCAGCTAAGTCCtctagaagaagaaaatgagaagttGAAGAAGGCAGTGACAGTTCTGCAAGCCCAGCTGAatgcagagaaagagaagagggtAAGCATGGAAGAGGAATACAGTCTCATGGTGAAAGAGAACTGCGAGCTGGAGCGCAGGCTGGTCGACACAGACGTGTATCGGGCTCGGGCggaggagctggaagcagaAGTAGCTGAAATGCGACAGATCCTTCAGTCTGAAAACACGCTCCATAACGCAGAGAAATTGGTGCCAGAgtcctttttcatttcattcaaGGAATCTCTAGACAGGGAGCTCGGTCAGAGCCTGGCAGATGATGGACTTGTGACAGTATCAGAGCTTGAGAAGAAGGCACTGAAACGGAGCAGCAGCGAGAGCCTCCTGAGCAGCGCGGCCGGGGCAGACATCCTCAGGGGCCATGAAGAAACCTGCATCAGGAGAGCTGAAGCTGTGAAGCAGCGAGGGATCTCTGTACTCAATGAAGTTGATGCTCAGTACAATGCTTTGAAAGTGAAGTATGAGGAACTTCTGAAGAAGTGTCAAATGGATGAAGATTCTTTGAAACACAAGGCTGTACAAACACTGAAGCAGTATTCCAAAGACCTAAACGTGGGGAACACCCAGTATGATCTTTCAGCTAGCAATCAAGAATTCACAATTGCTGAGCTAAGTGACTCTTCCACAAATGCTCCCCCTGAATACAAAGCACTATTCAAGGAGATTTTTAGCTgtatcagaaaaacaaaagaagaaatagatGAACACAGAGCAAAGTACAAGAGTCTCTCCTCTCAGCCATAA